Proteins from a single region of Vibrio sp. DW001:
- a CDS encoding response regulator transcription factor, with the protein MNKTNSYALHPKKNILFFGRRNIQSSLIKKELESATNIQVTQFSHNSVVNSFTSNKIDVVLIGYHSISDSAYSEFMSSSTPGLSVVIYDVPTDLKNETELMSWNSLRGILYEDAPIEHLVRCVVDVIDGELWLPRQLMSKMLLQFKMLSISSPTYADDLTKREKEILDMLVRGQTNLQIADQLYVAECTVKTHIYKIYKKLNIKCRKEAITLVNRCNSLY; encoded by the coding sequence ATGAACAAAACAAACTCATATGCTCTTCATCCAAAAAAAAATATATTGTTTTTTGGTCGAAGGAATATTCAGTCAAGTTTAATCAAGAAAGAATTAGAGAGTGCTACCAATATCCAAGTTACACAGTTTTCACATAACTCAGTTGTAAATTCGTTTACCTCTAACAAAATCGACGTTGTATTAATCGGCTATCATTCAATCAGTGATAGTGCTTATAGTGAGTTTATGTCATCAAGTACACCGGGACTCAGTGTGGTCATATACGACGTACCTACAGACCTGAAAAATGAAACAGAGTTGATGTCTTGGAACAGTCTAAGAGGTATTCTGTATGAAGATGCCCCGATAGAGCATTTGGTGCGTTGTGTTGTTGACGTAATCGATGGGGAACTTTGGTTACCTCGTCAGCTAATGTCTAAGATGTTGCTTCAGTTCAAAATGTTGTCTATTTCCTCCCCCACTTATGCTGATGATTTAACAAAACGAGAAAAAGAAATTTTAGATATGTTGGTGCGAGGACAAACCAATTTGCAAATTGCCGATCAACTTTATGTGGCGGAATGCACAGTTAAAACTCATATCTATAAAATTTATAAAAAACTTAATATTAAATGTCGCAAAGAAGCGATTACATTAGTTAATCGTTGTAATAGCCTTTATTAA
- the hflX gene encoding GTPase HflX: MQLTENASLNHALLISICTPQFKGDEAAESLAELGRLVTTLGFKVVGTQSQMQSSGQKQNVLGSGKLAEIAHLTGNKGMFEEEDFSDETDFAELPTEELPFSCADVVVFDCDLSPSQQRNVENQLGVEVFDRTGIIIEIFSRHARTRTARLQVEIARLNYLAPRLRDSTIGNKERQMGKGAGETTLELDRRKVRDQLAELRRDLASVQDEMKGRRTQRSEIFCVALVGYTNAGKSSMMRAITGSEVLVENKLFATLDTTVRALHPVTQPRILVSDTVGFIKKLPHDLVASFHSTLAEAHDASLLLYVVDASDSTFRAQLDVVHEVLEEVGVEGIKKLLVLNKSDQLNTEQQQALMEEFPDAMMTSTRNPLDITKLHKYIVGAAEHDMIEDEIIVPYTAKGIIGEIRSSMSVTKEEYEYSHIKFNVRSNAIDLARLKKRMLNL; this comes from the coding sequence ATGCAACTAACAGAAAATGCATCACTCAATCACGCGTTACTTATTTCTATTTGCACACCGCAGTTTAAAGGTGATGAGGCAGCAGAATCACTTGCAGAACTTGGTCGATTAGTGACTACACTAGGGTTTAAAGTGGTTGGAACGCAGTCGCAAATGCAGAGTTCGGGTCAAAAACAGAATGTACTTGGTTCAGGTAAACTGGCTGAGATAGCGCACCTCACTGGTAACAAGGGTATGTTTGAAGAAGAAGATTTTTCTGATGAGACGGATTTTGCTGAACTTCCTACAGAAGAACTGCCGTTTTCATGTGCGGATGTGGTGGTATTTGATTGCGATTTAAGTCCATCACAACAACGCAATGTGGAAAATCAATTAGGTGTAGAGGTGTTTGACCGTACGGGGATCATAATTGAGATCTTTAGTCGCCATGCTCGGACACGAACAGCACGCTTGCAAGTGGAAATCGCTCGTCTAAATTACTTAGCACCGAGGCTTAGAGATTCCACCATTGGTAATAAAGAACGCCAAATGGGTAAGGGTGCAGGCGAAACTACACTAGAGCTAGATCGTCGTAAAGTTCGTGACCAATTAGCTGAATTAAGGCGTGACTTGGCTAGTGTTCAAGATGAAATGAAAGGCCGGCGTACACAACGTTCTGAGATATTTTGTGTTGCTTTGGTTGGTTATACCAATGCGGGCAAGTCATCAATGATGCGAGCGATTACCGGTAGTGAGGTATTAGTAGAAAACAAACTTTTCGCAACACTTGATACCACGGTACGTGCATTGCACCCCGTGACTCAACCTCGAATACTCGTATCAGATACCGTCGGTTTTATTAAAAAACTACCCCATGATTTAGTTGCCTCATTTCATTCAACCTTAGCAGAAGCACATGATGCTTCGTTGTTGTTGTATGTGGTCGATGCCTCAGATTCTACTTTTCGTGCTCAACTTGATGTTGTTCACGAGGTATTAGAAGAAGTGGGTGTTGAAGGTATTAAAAAATTACTGGTACTGAATAAATCAGATCAACTGAATACTGAGCAACAACAGGCACTGATGGAAGAGTTTCCTGATGCTATGATGACTTCAACCCGCAATCCTCTTGATATCACTAAACTGCATAAATATATCGTTGGTGCCGCCGAGCATGACATGATTGAAGACGAGATTATTGTTCCTTACACCGCTAAAGGTATCATAGGTGAAATTCGTTCTAGCATGAGTGTCACTAAGGAAGAGTATGAGTATAGCCATATTAAGTTCAACGTACGGTCAAACGCTATTGACTTAGCACGGTTAAAAAAGCGAATGCTTAATCTATAA
- a CDS encoding fimbria/pilus periplasmic chaperone — MEIQSGRMAQVVVTNNSTQQIPLEISVKKLEFLSNGEFVTHDNNEDNLVIFPPAAMVKPGKSQVFRLQWIGSKELPQSESYFVRFSQPPLASANTDASGISVQMHYNALIHVFSQNQAAEITLVVDEDGTAVITNSGDRFSYLSLIRFEGLQRKSADAIDRVLGERFIAPSTSFEFSLQTQVKPGEYYGQMQ, encoded by the coding sequence ATGGAAATTCAAAGTGGACGAATGGCACAGGTTGTTGTGACGAATAACTCGACGCAGCAGATACCACTTGAAATCAGTGTTAAGAAACTAGAGTTCTTATCAAATGGTGAATTTGTAACCCACGACAACAATGAGGATAACCTCGTTATTTTCCCCCCTGCAGCCATGGTGAAACCGGGAAAATCACAGGTTTTTCGTTTGCAGTGGATAGGCAGCAAAGAGTTGCCGCAATCCGAGAGTTATTTTGTCCGCTTTAGCCAGCCTCCTCTCGCTTCTGCCAACACAGACGCATCAGGCATTTCAGTGCAAATGCACTACAACGCTTTGATACATGTTTTTTCTCAAAATCAGGCCGCTGAGATTACTTTGGTCGTTGATGAAGACGGTACAGCCGTCATTACAAACTCAGGCGATCGGTTCTCATATTTAAGTCTCATTCGTTTCGAAGGGCTGCAGAGAAAAAGTGCAGATGCCATTGACCGTGTTTTAGGTGAACGATTCATCGCCCCATCCACTTCCTTTGAGTTTTCATTACAAACACAAGTGAAGCCAGGGGAATATTATGGACAGATGCAGTGA
- a CDS encoding response regulator transcription factor, translating into MLNLLLVEDDIDLATAVIDYLELEGIQCDHAANGVIGLNLIERNDYHAIILDLNLPLMHGLAVCESMRSKGIDTPVLMLTAMDSLDDKLAGFAKGTDDYLIKPFAMEELIVRARTLARRRSGQATLLSVAGIKLDVEKKTVYREGRELKLSPTAIKILELLLRNSPNPVSRTTITQVIWGDEQPESNSLKVHIFNLRKQLNSAGDNTLIHTIPGFGFSIEETEK; encoded by the coding sequence GTGTTAAATTTACTCTTAGTCGAAGATGATATTGATCTTGCGACCGCAGTGATTGATTACCTTGAACTCGAAGGTATTCAGTGTGACCACGCTGCAAATGGCGTGATTGGACTGAACTTAATCGAGAGGAACGATTATCATGCGATTATTCTCGACTTGAACCTACCGTTAATGCATGGGTTGGCGGTATGTGAATCAATGCGTTCGAAAGGGATCGATACACCAGTTCTGATGCTGACTGCGATGGATAGCTTAGATGATAAATTAGCTGGGTTTGCTAAAGGTACGGATGATTATTTGATTAAACCTTTTGCAATGGAGGAGCTCATTGTTCGAGCACGAACATTGGCGAGAAGACGCAGTGGGCAGGCGACGCTGTTGTCCGTCGCAGGTATTAAGCTTGATGTAGAAAAGAAGACGGTATACAGAGAAGGGCGCGAATTAAAACTATCACCTACAGCGATAAAAATATTGGAGTTGCTGCTACGAAATAGTCCTAATCCGGTGTCTAGAACAACAATCACCCAAGTAATTTGGGGAGATGAACAACCGGAAAGTAATAGCCTTAAAGTTCATATATTCAACTTAAGAAAACAGTTGAACTCTGCTGGAGACAACACGTTAATTCATACTATTCCGGGATTTGGTTTCTCCATCGAAGAGACTGAAAAATAG
- a CDS encoding fimbria/pilus outer membrane usher protein, which translates to MSLLRVSDSVIGEAQLIITADDEILLPKNDTLLILKGLISEETTNQLSDLSQNDKLSQKDFRSVGLDLTFDFSTLESVISIPTEMLQTQQLSFEGAGDYGNYLEPSLASGYLNVTLSGSQVVQKDDQSTSETSFTSSFDSAFNIGRANLEYESEYVSSDIAESYYLREGTRFNMDFPSQGTRFVLGDMYNSGAAFQDGVDLLGVGLTRDFTLIPTRNVRPRATQSFTLQRTSNVDVVLDGIVVQRLTLNAGSYNLNDIPLAQGNNDVELIITDSSGQEERLQFSVATGNDLLDSGEFEYSIAYGLPSEINGDEIDYFTDQQLFHGYIEAGVTPWLTLGINGQAREDLYQYGGSILFATELGTTELWASSSHHSDIGGGEAFRFAFDASFDSDNEYNPDFSLIYDYQTENFSGVRDFDSLTTPLNTVEHYVSLFSSMDISFRMRAALSLSYSSGSEESDNYAVVGPSFSGPLFATPASWSTRFNYQMNEYEDDEFYTTLTLSWPLSKATRVVARYQSDTDYAAVEASYREGIGNTGGISAYASVGRERDTDADIDAGVDYTANRMSVSASHNTRYDDTDLETQTHNSQIELSSAIAFSGTSVAIGRQVGEAFAVVTKHPSLAENNVAIDPIRNTEYARVISRSTNNVLIPDLVAYNPQLIGFDVEDLPPGYDLGDGAFSLYPGYKRGYKLQVGSDSVLTVMGNVIEKKTGKPISLIVGEAIYLGKTDGKNEPVEFFTNRKGRFAISGLRPGKYRLDLFLKDTKSIEITLPKESDVLIRLGDLYVE; encoded by the coding sequence ATGTCACTTCTAAGAGTTAGTGATAGCGTCATCGGTGAAGCGCAGCTCATCATCACCGCTGATGATGAGATATTACTGCCTAAAAACGATACTCTGCTTATATTAAAAGGTCTTATTTCAGAAGAAACCACCAACCAACTATCTGATCTAAGCCAAAATGATAAGCTATCTCAAAAAGATTTTAGAAGCGTAGGACTCGACCTAACATTTGATTTTTCAACGCTAGAAAGTGTCATATCTATACCTACAGAAATGCTGCAAACACAGCAATTGTCTTTTGAAGGTGCAGGTGACTATGGTAACTATTTGGAACCTTCATTGGCCAGTGGTTATCTCAATGTCACTCTTTCTGGCTCGCAGGTGGTTCAAAAAGATGATCAGTCGACGAGTGAAACCAGTTTTACAAGTAGTTTTGACTCAGCATTCAATATAGGCAGGGCTAACCTAGAGTACGAATCAGAATATGTCAGTTCCGATATCGCTGAATCATATTATCTTAGAGAAGGCACCCGATTCAATATGGACTTCCCTTCTCAGGGGACACGTTTTGTTTTGGGCGATATGTATAATTCTGGCGCGGCTTTTCAGGACGGCGTTGACCTTTTGGGTGTCGGTCTGACAAGAGATTTCACTCTTATTCCAACAAGAAATGTTCGGCCAAGAGCAACACAGAGCTTCACGTTACAACGTACGTCAAATGTAGACGTAGTGCTTGATGGTATCGTCGTACAGCGGCTGACCTTGAATGCCGGGAGCTATAATCTAAATGATATTCCCCTCGCTCAAGGTAACAATGATGTCGAATTAATTATTACTGACTCAAGCGGTCAGGAAGAACGACTTCAGTTTTCTGTTGCTACCGGTAATGACCTTCTTGATAGCGGCGAATTCGAATACAGCATCGCCTATGGTTTACCCAGTGAGATAAACGGTGACGAAATAGATTACTTTACAGACCAACAACTATTTCATGGTTACATAGAAGCAGGCGTGACACCTTGGTTAACTCTGGGTATTAATGGGCAAGCTCGTGAAGATTTATATCAATACGGCGGCTCGATTCTGTTTGCTACTGAACTTGGAACCACAGAGCTATGGGCGTCAAGTAGCCATCATTCAGATATTGGAGGAGGGGAAGCTTTTCGCTTCGCATTCGACGCAAGTTTTGACAGTGATAACGAATATAATCCCGACTTCAGTCTTATTTATGATTATCAGACTGAAAATTTCTCTGGTGTTAGGGACTTCGATTCGTTGACGACACCATTAAATACTGTTGAACATTATGTCTCTCTTTTCAGCTCGATGGATATCAGCTTCCGGATGCGGGCAGCGTTGTCCCTATCTTATAGCTCCGGCTCTGAAGAGAGCGACAATTATGCCGTTGTCGGTCCGAGCTTTTCCGGTCCTCTTTTCGCGACACCCGCATCATGGAGCACCCGATTTAACTATCAAATGAACGAATATGAAGACGATGAGTTCTACACTACTCTTACGTTGAGTTGGCCACTTAGTAAAGCAACCAGAGTGGTTGCCCGTTACCAGAGCGATACTGATTATGCGGCTGTGGAAGCAAGTTACCGAGAAGGCATAGGTAATACTGGTGGTATATCTGCATATGCCTCAGTGGGAAGAGAACGAGATACAGATGCAGATATCGATGCAGGGGTAGATTATACCGCCAATCGAATGTCGGTAAGCGCTAGCCATAACACTCGCTATGACGACACAGATCTTGAGACCCAGACGCACAATAGCCAAATAGAATTATCAAGTGCGATCGCCTTTTCTGGTACCTCTGTGGCTATTGGACGTCAAGTCGGTGAGGCCTTTGCTGTTGTGACTAAACATCCAAGTTTAGCAGAAAACAATGTCGCAATAGACCCAATAAGAAACACAGAATATGCGAGGGTAATCAGTCGTTCTACCAATAATGTACTTATACCTGATCTGGTTGCGTATAACCCTCAGTTGATCGGATTTGATGTAGAAGATCTACCGCCAGGCTATGACCTAGGCGACGGTGCGTTCTCTCTATACCCTGGGTATAAACGCGGATACAAACTACAAGTCGGTTCAGACTCAGTGTTAACCGTGATGGGTAACGTCATTGAAAAGAAAACAGGTAAGCCGATTTCTCTGATTGTTGGAGAAGCAATATATCTTGGTAAAACTGACGGTAAAAACGAACCAGTCGAGTTTTTTACCAATAGAAAAGGTCGATTCGCCATTTCCGGATTACGTCCGGGAAAGTACCGATTGGATCTTTTTCTAAAGGACACGAAGTCGATTGAAATTACTTTACCTAAAGAAAGCGATGTATTGATACGCTTGGGAGACTTATATGTGGAATAA
- a CDS encoding DeoR/GlpR family DNA-binding transcription regulator translates to MRKKQIVNLVNNVKHISVEELSSTFSVSVETIRRDLKALDTKGLLVRVHGGATSKETSDVGTSFAHRAKSNVEDKQQLVEMAISLIKEQSVIGLDASSSSWLLAQSMPNIKCTVVTNSINIINALEKKNNINIISLGGNYSEKYKSFYGIIARNTLSKMSLDLCFISCVGVDLNSGVWDSNEYNYEIKQSLISVSSRTILIADKSKINKRSLLKVCDLDALDCLITNAEITKNESDNLESKSIIINPRNDVDAEIILGAL, encoded by the coding sequence ATGCGGAAAAAACAAATTGTTAATTTGGTCAATAATGTAAAGCATATCTCTGTAGAAGAGCTGTCTTCTACTTTCTCAGTGTCAGTAGAAACAATTAGGCGAGATTTAAAGGCGCTTGATACAAAAGGGTTATTGGTACGGGTGCATGGTGGAGCGACGAGTAAAGAAACCAGTGACGTTGGAACCTCGTTTGCACATAGAGCAAAAAGTAATGTAGAAGACAAACAACAACTTGTTGAGATGGCAATTAGCTTGATAAAAGAGCAGTCGGTCATCGGTCTGGATGCGAGTTCATCAAGCTGGTTGTTAGCTCAATCAATGCCAAACATTAAATGTACTGTAGTGACTAACTCTATAAATATCATTAATGCCTTAGAGAAAAAGAACAATATAAACATCATTAGTTTGGGTGGTAATTATTCAGAAAAATATAAGTCATTTTATGGAATAATTGCTAGGAATACCTTGAGTAAAATGTCGCTTGATTTATGTTTTATATCCTGTGTTGGGGTCGATTTAAATAGTGGTGTGTGGGATTCAAATGAATATAATTATGAAATAAAACAGTCGCTCATATCGGTGTCAAGTAGAACTATTCTTATAGCAGATAAATCTAAAATAAATAAAAGAAGCTTATTAAAGGTTTGCGATTTGGATGCCCTAGATTGTTTAATAACTAATGCGGAAATAACAAAGAATGAGAGTGATAATCTCGAAAGTAAGTCGATTATAATTAATCCACGAAATGATGTCGATGCCGAGATTATTCTAGGTGCCCTATAA
- a CDS encoding HAMP domain-containing sensor histidine kinase: protein MKIRPSLKIRFIVSMILLASAMAIFFSILTLSYFEQGLDRGQEQTMRDFVHAKGIEEGRSLSVWGYHVSSRWEDMPDNVKVSFKNRPPTEAFKLDKQTYGGGIFSPPEEVNLIMKGINKQGEVRYVSKTLLLRESFKRVGEAKLFPHFIWVIIVAVGAIIVFSLVLFVLISKVASPVESLKNWAKSIDEEKLKQPVPDFQYGELNTLADIIKTSLSSVQESLERERQFLTHASHELRTPISVIRTNTELLNKLYEKEQGTPKQLAVVERIDRAGRTMTNLTETLLWLSRDDLNLPQSDKVNLKYMIEELIVELTYLLKNKPVELKVTTSDHILCIAEIPCRIVLANLIRNAFQHTMVGNITVIQTGGSISVVNSSVQKAAESTDLGFGLGLRLTKKLADRYGWHYTDSFDSATYKAQIELQPC from the coding sequence ATGAAGATAAGACCAAGCCTTAAGATCCGATTTATTGTCAGCATGATTTTACTTGCTTCGGCAATGGCCATTTTTTTTTCCATTTTAACACTCAGTTATTTTGAGCAGGGGTTGGATAGAGGACAAGAACAAACGATGCGTGATTTTGTTCATGCCAAAGGTATTGAAGAAGGTCGATCTCTTAGTGTCTGGGGGTATCATGTCTCAAGTCGTTGGGAAGATATGCCAGATAACGTGAAGGTGTCATTTAAAAATCGTCCACCGACAGAAGCATTTAAATTAGATAAACAAACCTACGGCGGAGGAATATTCTCACCACCAGAAGAAGTAAACCTCATAATGAAAGGAATCAATAAGCAGGGAGAAGTTCGTTATGTCTCAAAGACTTTACTTTTAAGGGAGTCGTTTAAGAGGGTAGGTGAGGCAAAGTTATTTCCCCATTTTATCTGGGTTATTATTGTTGCGGTAGGCGCTATCATCGTTTTTTCATTGGTATTGTTTGTTCTTATTAGTAAGGTAGCAAGCCCTGTTGAATCGTTAAAAAACTGGGCGAAGTCTATTGATGAGGAGAAATTAAAACAACCAGTCCCTGATTTTCAATACGGTGAACTAAATACGCTTGCAGATATCATAAAGACCAGTCTTAGTTCGGTTCAGGAAAGCCTCGAAAGAGAGCGACAGTTTTTAACCCATGCCAGCCACGAATTAAGAACCCCTATTTCTGTGATTAGAACCAATACGGAATTGTTGAATAAGTTGTATGAAAAAGAACAGGGAACGCCGAAGCAATTAGCGGTCGTTGAAAGAATAGACCGTGCAGGCCGAACCATGACAAACCTCACTGAAACGCTGCTGTGGTTAAGCCGAGATGATCTGAATTTACCTCAGAGTGACAAGGTTAATCTGAAATACATGATAGAAGAGCTTATTGTAGAGCTGACTTATCTTTTAAAAAATAAGCCCGTGGAGCTGAAAGTGACAACGTCTGATCACATACTTTGTATTGCGGAAATACCATGTAGAATTGTTCTGGCTAATCTGATCCGTAATGCTTTTCAGCATACCATGGTGGGTAATATTACCGTAATTCAAACAGGAGGTTCTATATCTGTAGTCAATAGCAGCGTCCAGAAAGCCGCTGAGTCAACGGACTTAGGCTTTGGATTAGGCTTGAGATTGACTAAAAAACTGGCTGATAGATACGGTTGGCATTATACAGATAGTTTTGATTCTGCTACCTATAAAGCACAAATAGAATTGCAACCTTGTTGA
- a CDS encoding RecX family transcriptional regulator, which yields MNSAMWHLGQRDMTESELLTKLRIKTDNEVWISETLDKLRGFGYLKSNKAFAEQFTERSFMSDYGSGYIQEKLKKKGILDDQIRDAIEKVKADREICEQSMLNEYVNNYYHEFTLSKERLQGALKKRGFSYSQVNEAISQHASFSQLKSNLEIKASKADIEKEILKYARKGKGATVIRQELRQRKIDITDFDVILERLVNSEDVDFFSLCLTQLEKKYDDLSSHKERGKAYAMLSRKGFSSEQIQFAFSEMENHKGSNDD from the coding sequence ATGAATTCGGCTATGTGGCATTTAGGGCAACGCGATATGACAGAAAGCGAGTTGCTAACGAAGTTACGCATCAAGACCGATAACGAAGTTTGGATCTCTGAGACTCTCGATAAGCTTCGTGGATTCGGCTATCTGAAATCCAATAAAGCATTCGCGGAGCAGTTCACGGAACGGTCTTTTATGAGTGACTATGGCAGTGGTTATATACAAGAGAAACTCAAGAAAAAAGGGATCTTAGATGATCAGATTCGAGACGCTATTGAAAAAGTTAAAGCCGATAGGGAGATCTGTGAGCAGTCCATGCTTAATGAGTATGTAAACAACTATTATCATGAATTTACGCTAAGTAAAGAGCGGCTTCAAGGGGCGTTAAAAAAGAGAGGCTTTAGTTATTCACAGGTTAATGAAGCGATCAGTCAGCACGCATCATTTTCACAACTAAAATCGAACCTCGAAATCAAAGCGTCTAAAGCGGATATTGAAAAAGAAATATTGAAATATGCACGAAAAGGTAAAGGGGCGACCGTTATTCGACAGGAGCTACGTCAACGAAAAATCGATATTACCGATTTTGATGTAATTCTCGAAAGATTGGTTAATTCAGAGGATGTGGATTTTTTCTCATTGTGCTTAACACAGCTAGAAAAAAAATACGACGATTTAAGTAGCCACAAAGAGCGTGGTAAAGCCTACGCCATGCTGAGTCGCAAAGGATTTTCATCAGAGCAAATACAGTTTGCTTTTAGTGAGATGGAAAATCATAAAGGCAGTAATGATGATTAA
- a CDS encoding molecular chaperone — MTITRLFLVSFLFLVSQSALAYKVQPMLAEIAPIGKGSQMTMRIDNTGESPLTIELVPLSFTMDEYGKETTESAEDDLLVIPSSAIVAPGRSQAVIVRYLGNPSITTSKPYRISVRQVKVSRSGQEQASLGLLLQFDTLLNVRPKNTNPNLSVNSVTKKEDNWLVSVENSGNSYGRITRSNWTISDKSHSLFVKNSEIGELIGGSLVLPNSKRIFTMKALDGFDIKTVDIKLENAN, encoded by the coding sequence ATGACAATAACAAGGCTGTTTTTGGTTAGTTTTCTATTTCTAGTGAGTCAATCTGCATTGGCCTATAAGGTTCAACCGATGTTGGCCGAAATCGCGCCAATCGGGAAAGGATCACAGATGACCATGCGAATTGACAATACCGGTGAATCCCCCCTAACGATTGAATTAGTCCCGCTCTCATTCACTATGGATGAATATGGCAAAGAAACCACCGAATCTGCCGAGGATGACTTGCTCGTCATTCCTTCCAGCGCTATCGTTGCACCGGGACGTTCTCAAGCAGTCATCGTACGATATTTAGGCAATCCATCAATCACGACTTCAAAACCATATCGAATTTCAGTCCGTCAGGTAAAAGTGTCACGTTCTGGTCAAGAACAAGCCTCTTTGGGCCTTTTGTTGCAATTTGATACCCTGCTCAATGTCAGACCAAAAAATACCAACCCAAATCTAAGCGTAAATAGTGTGACAAAAAAAGAAGATAACTGGTTAGTGTCGGTAGAGAATTCAGGCAATAGTTATGGTCGTATCACCCGATCAAATTGGACCATTTCAGATAAAAGTCATTCATTATTCGTCAAGAATTCTGAGATCGGTGAATTAATTGGTGGATCATTAGTACTGCCTAACTCAAAACGTATTTTTACTATGAAAGCGCTTGATGGATTTGATATCAAAACAGTCGATATCAAACTAGAAAATGCGAATTAA